A single region of the Gorilla gorilla gorilla isolate KB3781 chromosome 1, NHGRI_mGorGor1-v2.1_pri, whole genome shotgun sequence genome encodes:
- the LOC101141070 gene encoding LOW QUALITY PROTEIN: 3 beta-hydroxysteroid dehydrogenase/Delta 5-->4-isomerase type 1-like (The sequence of the model RefSeq protein was modified relative to this genomic sequence to represent the inferred CDS: substituted 1 base at 1 genomic stop codon), whose product MTGWSCLVTGAGGFLGQRIICLLVEETELKEIRALDRAFRPGLREEFSKLQNKTKLTVLEGDILDEPFLKRACQDVSVVIHTACITDVFGVTHRQSIMNVNVKGTQLLLEACVQATVPVFIYTSTLQLAGPNSYKEIIENAHEDDLLENTWSAPYPYSKKLAEKAVLAANGWTLKNGDTLYTCALRPTYIYGEGGPFLSANINEALNNNGILSSVSKFSTANPVYVGNVAWAHILALRALWDPKKAPSVLGQFYYISDDTPHQSYDNLNYILSKEFGLCLDSRXSLLLSLMYWIGFLLEIVSLLLRPICTYQPPFDCHTVTLSNSMFTFSYKKAQRDLAYKPLYSWEEAKQKTMEWVGSLVDRHKENLKSKTQCFKDDRDVHVGIVRRCHQAPSSWLHIECDKGISPGPAASLSHNAQLIVFLVSSKPAHSLTQPEAFCPNHTPEDRQCDLLFPNLSG is encoded by the exons ATGACAGGCTGGAGCTGCCTTGTGACAGGAGCAGGAGGGTTTCTGGGTCAGAGGATCATCTGCCTGTTAGTGGAGGAGACAGAGCTGAAGGAGATCAGGGCCTTGGACAGGGCCTTCAGACCAGGATTGAGGGAGGAATTTTCTA AACTCCAGAACAAGACCAAGCTGACAGTGCTGGAAGGAGACATTCTGGATGAGCCATTCCTGAAGAGAGCCTGCCAGGACGTCTCGGTCGTCATCCACACCGCCTGTATCACTGATGTCTTCGGAGTCACTCACAGACAGTCTATCATGAATGTCAATGTGAAAG GTACGCAGCTCCTGTTGGAGGCCTGTGTCCAAGCTACTGTGCCAGTCTTCATCTACACCAGTACCCTACAGTTAGCCGGGCCCAACTCCTACAAGGAAATCATTGAGAATGCCCATGAAGATGACCTTCTGGAAAACACATGGTCTGCTCCATATCCATACAGCAAAAAGCTTGCTGAGAAGGCTGTGCTGGCAGCTAATGGGTGGACTCTGAAAAATGGTGATACCTTGTACACTTGTGCCTTAAGACCCACGTATATCTATGGGGAAGGAGGCCCATTCCTTTCTGCCAATATAAATGAGGCCCTGAACAACAATGGGATCCTGTCGAGTGTCAGCAAGTTCTCCACAGCCAACCCAGTCTATGTTGGCAACGTGGCCTGGGCCCACATTCTGGCCTTGAGGGCCCTGTGGGACCCCAAGAAGGCCCCAAGTGTCCTAGGACAGTTCTACTACATCTCAGATGACACGCCTCACCAAAGCTATGATAACCTTAATTACATCCTGAGCAAAGAGTTCGGCCTCTGCCTTGATTCCAGATGAAGCCTTCTTTTATCCCTGATGTACTGGATTGGCTTCCTGCTGGAAATAGTGAGCCTCCTGCTCAGGCCAATTTGCACCTATCAACCGCCCTTCGACTGCCACACAGTGACATTGTCAAATAGCATGTTCACCTTCTCTTACAAGAAGGCTCAGCGAGATCTGGCATATAAGCCACTTTACAGCTGGGAGGAAGCCAAGCAGAAAACCATGGAGTGGGTTGGTTCCCTTGTGGACCGGCACAAGGAGAACCTGAAGTCCAAGACTCAGTGCTTTAAGGATGACAGAGATGTGCATGTGGGTATTGTTAGGAGATGTCATCAAGCTCCATCCTCCTGGCTTCATATAGAATGTGACAAGGGCATAAGCCCAGGTCCTGCTGCCTCCCTTTCACACAATGCCCAACTTATTGTCTTCCTCGTGTCATCAAAACCTGCCCATTCCCTGACCCAACCGGAAGCTTTCTGTCCTAATCATACACCAGAGGACAGACAATGTGATTTGCTTtttccaaatctcagtggctga